CGGCCCAGGCATTCGCATGGACAGCGGCGTCGTCAGCGGTTCCAGCGTGCCTGGTGTCTTCGACTCGTTGATGGCAAAACTCATCGTGACAGGTGTTGACCGTGATCAGGTTCTGCGCCGTGCGCGCAGAGCGCTGAGGGAATTCCGCATCGAGGGCATCGCAACCGTTCTGCCGTTCCACCGCGCCGCGATCGAGACGGATGATTTCATCGGCACTGATGGGTTCAAGGTTCACACCCGCTGGATCGAAACCGATTTCGCCGCCATGCCCGATGCGATGGAACGACCGGCACCGGCCGACGACCCTTCTATCACCCGCACCTATCTCGAGATAGACGGCAAGCGTGTTTCGGTTGGCCTGCCCAGCATTCTGCTCTCCAGCCTCGGCAGCGTCAGCGGTGGCAATGCATCCGCTTCCGGTGCTGCGGTCGAGAAAAAGGAAGGCGAAATTACCGCCCCCGTTTCCGGCACTCTGCAATCCTTCAAGGTGAAGGATGGTGACACGGTGTCCGAAGGTGAGCTTCTGGCGGTCATGGAAGCCATGAAGATGGAGACGCAGATTGTCGCCACCAGGGCCGGCAAGGTCCACCTGATCGTCAAGGAAGGCGATTATCTGCAGGCGGGCGCAGCCCTTATTGATATAGCCGGCTAAAAGATAGCCGGCGCGCCGGCCTCACAATCGCAGATCACACGGCACCGGCGGCGGAACCCTTTCGCCGCCGGGCCGTTTATGGCGCGACCTGCTAACCATCGTGAGGAAAATATGGCCGGACGCACCTTGCTTCAATTCTTCCATTGGTATTATCCGGACGGAGGAAAATTATGGAGCGAGGTGGCCGAAAAGGCCGAAAGCCTTGCCAAAATGGGCATCACCGATGTCTGGCTGCCGCCCGGCTACAAGGGCGCCGCCGGCGGTTATTCGGTGGGTTACGACACCTACGATCTCTTCGACCTCGGCGAATTCGACCAGAAGGGCACGGTCGCAACCAAATACGGTGATCGCAGCGCTCTTGAACACGCGGGCAAGACGCTGAAAGAGAATGGCATCCGTGTCATTCACGACGTGGTTCTCAATCACAAGATGGGCGCCGACGAGAAGGAAAAGGTGCGGGTTCGCCGCGTCAATCCCGAAGACCGAACCGATATAGACGACGAGGATTTCGCTGCGCTCGCCTATACGCGCTTCACCTTTCCCGGCCGCAACGGCAAACATTCCAAATTCATCTGGGACCTGAAATGCTTCAGCGGCGTCGACCACATCGAGGAGCCGACCGAAGACGGCATTTTCCGTCTCGTCAACGAATATGGCGATGGCGAATGGAATGAGGAAGTCGATCAGGAAAACGGCAATTTCGACTATCTGATGGGCGCGGACGTCGAGTTCAGAAACCGGGCGGTTTACGAGGAACTGAAATATTGGGGCCGCTGGCTTTCCGAGCAGGTGCAGGTCGATGGCTTCCGCCTGGATGCCGCCAAACATATTCCGGCCTGGTTCTTCCGCGACTGGGTCGGGCATATGCGCGAGACGGTCGATCCCGATCTTTTTGTGGTGGCGGAATATTGGCACCCCGATCTGGAGGCACTGAAAAGCTATCTTGAACTGGTCGATAAGC
The DNA window shown above is from Agrobacterium tumefaciens and carries:
- the amyA gene encoding alpha-amylase, which codes for MAGRTLLQFFHWYYPDGGKLWSEVAEKAESLAKMGITDVWLPPGYKGAAGGYSVGYDTYDLFDLGEFDQKGTVATKYGDRSALEHAGKTLKENGIRVIHDVVLNHKMGADEKEKVRVRRVNPEDRTDIDDEDFAALAYTRFTFPGRNGKHSKFIWDLKCFSGVDHIEEPTEDGIFRLVNEYGDGEWNEEVDQENGNFDYLMGADVEFRNRAVYEELKYWGRWLSEQVQVDGFRLDAAKHIPAWFFRDWVGHMRETVDPDLFVVAEYWHPDLEALKSYLELVDKQLMLFDVALHHSFHDASKQGGDFDMRSIFDGSLVSAVPDHAVTLVDNHDTQPLQSLEAPVEPWFKPLAYAIILLREEGVPCVFYPDLFGTGYTDTGNDGNEHKIDMPAIECLPKLIEARSRFANGPQTDIFDDAGCIAFIRHGTADAPGCVVVMSNGEPGEKQADLGPERAGSVWRDFLGHREEQITLDESGKGTFPTNGGSVSVWVAADSE